The following are encoded in a window of Bacillota bacterium genomic DNA:
- the trxB gene encoding thioredoxin-disulfide reductase codes for MSPEVVVIGAGPAGLAAALYAGRARLSTVVLERGAAGGQASTTHLIENYPGFPDGVTGPDLMQRMQQQALRFGAEFRYSEVQGLAAAGDGRGFLIRTSDGDLRAPAVIIATGTEPVKLGVPGEDRLRGAGVSYCATCDGAFFRNRRVLVVGGGDSAIVEALFLTRFASRVTVVHRRDELRATKVLQEDAFKNPKIDFAWNSVVEEILGQDKVDGVILKDTKTGERRRMDADGVFVAVGSRPDTGFVAGLADLDPQGYVKTDDRMRTRTAGLFAAGDVRAKTVRQVVTAVADGAVAAVEAERYISGH; via the coding sequence TTGAGCCCTGAGGTCGTCGTGATAGGTGCGGGCCCGGCGGGTCTTGCAGCGGCGCTCTATGCCGGCCGCGCGAGGCTTTCCACGGTTGTGCTTGAGCGGGGCGCCGCGGGCGGACAAGCTTCCACCACACACTTAATCGAGAACTATCCCGGGTTCCCAGATGGGGTTACCGGGCCCGATCTCATGCAGAGGATGCAACAGCAGGCGTTGAGGTTCGGAGCGGAGTTCCGGTACAGCGAGGTCCAAGGCCTGGCCGCAGCCGGCGATGGGCGGGGGTTTCTCATCAGAACCAGCGACGGGGACCTACGCGCGCCCGCGGTAATCATCGCGACCGGCACGGAGCCTGTGAAACTTGGCGTCCCGGGCGAGGACAGGCTGCGGGGGGCTGGCGTGTCATACTGTGCTACCTGCGACGGCGCGTTCTTTCGGAACAGACGGGTGCTCGTGGTCGGCGGGGGCGACTCGGCGATTGTCGAGGCGCTCTTTCTTACGAGATTCGCGTCGCGAGTCACCGTGGTGCACAGGCGCGACGAGCTCCGGGCGACGAAGGTCCTGCAGGAGGACGCTTTCAAGAATCCGAAGATCGACTTCGCATGGAATTCCGTCGTGGAGGAGATCTTGGGGCAGGACAAGGTCGACGGAGTGATCCTGAAGGACACGAAAACAGGCGAGAGGCGGCGCATGGATGCGGACGGAGTCTTCGTGGCCGTCGGAAGCCGGCCCGACACTGGGTTTGTAGCCGGGCTCGCGGACCTCGACCCCCAGGGTTACGTGAAAACGGACGACCGCATGCGGACGCGAACAGCCGGGCTTTTCGCTGCCGGCGACGTCCGCGCAAAGACAGTGCGGCAAGTCGTCACCGCGGTGGCCGACGGGGCGGTGGCCGCGGTGGAAGCAGAGAGGTACATATCGGGGCACTAA
- a CDS encoding carboxypeptidase regulatory-like domain-containing protein, with protein MDFGQLAPSSPPRTLTEAVYIAVKTQRFGPWNLTVNATGDFSAGEGGPTFSIGNLEIAGRLNGQPAPFQRCSTSPVTLVSDGPVTGGIVAMDYRLGVGYEAQVPSNGAEYRADLVYTTSFGTLSASYVDPNPFDPAVHKAVSIKYHYSQLGYPYVLVQIVNSLGRVVYARSFPKPPDGWYTEVWDGRDTTGSLVPSGIYSYSISSSMYTVAGGFINVQRSTREVGTQDNSAMVLEPARFLELSSWAQPASAAIGDIVTIGASLRNVSGFDLEKAQIVLDLPRWLHPLTGTGGFESGGTRPVSTVLTDTRVLWDIGTLDRGSSVRLSLKAVLGPGARPGERCEIRASASAAYGKLIVRSQEADAAIATKGELGLNSGVVVGTVFTDVDGDGKMNEGELPAQGVLVSIDGLEAGRSDSGGRFVANGLSPGDHVVQIAEETLPVGWKPRSTLTLVSVAAGETAWLDIPLQQATSHHTQEGGLAQPPGPALAAFGSAGLRLEAGRGYSSWEANGSVGARTQAGLELNLNADGHVARVAHETLNGRLGAWDSEGAAFAQASLAVPLGHSARLIAALSADSEGDGSNPGLSVGMEVAPMSGVRLAAEYDTKHGVPRISGAWDTRLSDSLTLTTGADITGGSGLVAITPSLSVAYTGPAGSAARFAITSLPRPAAEIACSLRLNGGLTLSLSHCLSFGQAGQCSRYGNPGKTVLGLWWSPVGKTPLTLAASYEPASGAVQGSLLLDGSTPADWSWQASIRASAEPCRESLSLRAHMVLPNRFKSMAAFRLDGERTRSIELGETKKVAAALTISVALGSDTTASALLSMKEVEDSCPPVSARVRTNSISIWAERQVAPRLSLGAGGSWTHLSPEGAHLMQADTRATYDLMPGAKLVLGYRAAFGGTGTPRRPFSVEDSWPRPGPYVRLVLVSGWRGAGQGEI; from the coding sequence GTGGACTTCGGGCAACTGGCCCCGTCGTCCCCGCCCCGCACGCTCACGGAAGCAGTCTACATCGCCGTGAAGACCCAGAGGTTCGGGCCATGGAACCTGACGGTAAACGCGACCGGAGACTTCTCGGCGGGTGAAGGCGGACCGACCTTCTCCATAGGGAACCTCGAGATCGCCGGTCGACTGAACGGGCAGCCGGCGCCGTTCCAACGTTGTTCTACGTCGCCTGTAACGCTCGTATCCGACGGTCCGGTAACGGGCGGCATCGTGGCCATGGATTACAGGCTCGGAGTCGGCTACGAGGCGCAGGTGCCCTCGAACGGAGCGGAGTACAGAGCCGACCTTGTGTACACCACAAGCTTCGGCACTCTCTCGGCCTCCTACGTGGACCCTAACCCTTTCGATCCCGCAGTCCATAAAGCCGTCTCAATAAAGTACCATTACTCCCAACTCGGGTACCCGTACGTCCTCGTGCAAATCGTCAATTCCCTGGGTCGCGTGGTTTATGCCAGGTCCTTCCCAAAACCACCCGATGGGTGGTATACGGAGGTATGGGACGGACGCGACACGACAGGCAGCCTGGTCCCCAGTGGCATATACTCTTACTCGATCAGTAGCTCGATGTACACGGTGGCGGGAGGGTTCATCAACGTCCAACGAAGCACGCGAGAGGTAGGGACGCAAGATAACAGCGCTATGGTTCTCGAGCCGGCGCGGTTCCTCGAGCTTTCGTCGTGGGCCCAGCCAGCCTCCGCGGCCATTGGCGATATCGTAACCATCGGTGCCTCGCTGCGGAACGTAAGCGGGTTCGATCTCGAGAAAGCACAGATCGTCCTCGACCTCCCTCGATGGCTTCACCCGCTGACCGGCACCGGAGGTTTCGAAAGCGGTGGGACCCGTCCCGTAAGCACGGTCTTGACTGACACGCGAGTCTTGTGGGATATCGGCACCCTCGACCGAGGCTCCTCGGTCCGACTATCGTTGAAGGCTGTCTTGGGCCCAGGCGCTCGCCCAGGGGAACGTTGCGAGATCCGCGCGAGCGCCTCCGCCGCGTATGGAAAGCTCATCGTGCGATCGCAGGAGGCGGACGCGGCGATCGCCACAAAAGGCGAGTTGGGCCTCAACAGCGGAGTCGTCGTTGGGACGGTGTTCACGGACGTCGACGGCGACGGCAAGATGAACGAAGGCGAGCTGCCCGCGCAGGGGGTGCTCGTGAGCATAGACGGCCTGGAGGCCGGCAGGTCGGACTCTGGTGGGCGGTTCGTTGCGAACGGTTTGAGCCCGGGCGACCATGTGGTGCAGATAGCTGAAGAAACCTTGCCGGTTGGCTGGAAGCCAAGGTCTACACTGACGCTTGTTAGCGTGGCCGCGGGCGAAACGGCATGGCTGGACATTCCGCTCCAGCAGGCGACCTCGCATCACACCCAAGAGGGAGGACTCGCCCAGCCGCCCGGCCCGGCCCTCGCAGCCTTTGGATCCGCGGGCCTCAGGCTCGAGGCGGGGAGGGGATACAGCTCGTGGGAAGCGAACGGCTCGGTCGGGGCGCGGACACAGGCCGGGCTTGAGCTGAACCTGAACGCCGATGGGCACGTGGCACGCGTCGCGCATGAAACACTGAACGGTCGCCTTGGCGCGTGGGATTCGGAGGGAGCAGCCTTCGCCCAGGCCAGCCTCGCGGTGCCGCTTGGCCATAGTGCAAGGCTGATCGCGGCGCTGTCAGCGGATTCTGAGGGCGATGGCAGTAACCCCGGGCTCAGCGTTGGAATGGAAGTCGCGCCGATGTCGGGGGTCAGGCTCGCGGCGGAGTACGACACAAAGCATGGCGTTCCCCGGATCTCGGGTGCCTGGGACACTCGACTCTCGGACTCCTTGACGCTTACGACGGGCGCGGACATAACTGGAGGAAGCGGGCTTGTGGCGATCACGCCTTCCCTAAGCGTTGCCTACACCGGCCCGGCGGGGTCTGCGGCCCGGTTTGCCATCACGAGCCTGCCACGGCCTGCCGCAGAGATCGCGTGCTCCCTGCGGCTCAATGGAGGGCTCACCCTCTCTCTGTCCCACTGCCTGAGCTTTGGACAGGCAGGCCAGTGCAGTCGATACGGAAACCCCGGGAAGACGGTGCTCGGATTGTGGTGGTCGCCCGTTGGGAAGACTCCCCTCACGCTCGCAGCCAGTTACGAGCCTGCGAGCGGCGCGGTCCAGGGGTCGCTCCTCCTCGATGGGAGCACGCCAGCGGACTGGTCGTGGCAGGCCAGCATCCGGGCCTCGGCTGAACCCTGTCGCGAATCCCTCTCGTTGCGCGCCCATATGGTCCTTCCGAACCGCTTCAAGTCGATGGCCGCGTTCAGGCTGGACGGCGAGAGAACGCGGTCCATCGAGCTGGGCGAAACCAAAAAGGTCGCCGCAGCGCTTACGATCTCGGTCGCGCTCGGGAGCGACACGACCGCCTCTGCGCTCCTCTCCATGAAAGAGGTGGAGGATTCCTGCCCCCCAGTGTCGGCCCGGGTGCGAACCAACTCCATATCCATCTGGGCCGAGCGGCAGGTGGCCCCGAGGCTATCCCTGGGGGCGGGAGGGTCGTGGACGCACCTGAGCCCGGAAGGGGCGCACCTTATGCAGGCAGACACCAGGGCGACTTACGACCTTATGCCCGGTGCAAAGCTCGTTCTCGGCTACCGAGCGGCATTCGGCGGCACGGGAACACCGCGTCGTCCGTTCTCGGTGGAGGACTCCTGGCCGCGTCCGGGGCCTTACGTGCGACTCGTCCTGGTATCCGGATGGCGCGGAGCGGGACAGGGTGAGATCTGA
- a CDS encoding D-alanyl-D-alanine carboxypeptidase: MPRRTLTYWVAGLVAAFVGAVSLCGAYILPATARLYTRTRGYPEVVYAPYYTEGPRVTAASAVLIESVTGTVLYGKNENVRMHPASTTKIMTAILAIELGDMDSEVVVSANAAGVPGSSLWLRKGQKIRLDDLVRGTMLRSGNDGCVAIAEHIAGSVPNFVRMMNIKAQKIGALHTRFSNPHGLTEPNHYSTALDLALMTRYGLQYPLFADIVSTREADIELTQGEQVERRRLANTNALLWSFEGADGVKTGTTAAAGYCLVASATRSGVQFISVVLDSAARWSDSAKLLDYGFNQHALVTFASRGQEVTRTRVESGMSGEVALAAADDLRIVVRKDLAHLVEERILIDGVPRAPVRRGETLGRLVVLFDKDEMASVDLVAASDVPRRSLPRVFLENLKDIARRAGVAMRRSNGERPQR; this comes from the coding sequence GTGCCGAGGAGGACGTTGACTTATTGGGTCGCCGGGCTCGTCGCGGCTTTCGTGGGCGCCGTGTCGCTTTGCGGCGCGTACATCCTCCCGGCCACGGCGCGGCTTTACACGCGGACGCGGGGCTACCCGGAGGTCGTGTATGCGCCTTACTATACGGAAGGCCCCCGCGTAACCGCGGCGTCGGCGGTTCTCATTGAAAGCGTCACCGGCACGGTCCTTTACGGCAAGAATGAGAACGTGCGCATGCACCCCGCGAGCACCACCAAGATCATGACGGCAATACTCGCCATCGAGCTCGGAGACATGGATTCAGAGGTGGTGGTGAGCGCCAACGCGGCGGGGGTGCCCGGCTCGTCGCTGTGGCTTCGCAAAGGGCAGAAGATCAGGCTCGATGACCTGGTCCGTGGGACTATGCTCAGATCGGGCAACGATGGCTGTGTCGCCATCGCCGAGCACATCGCGGGGTCGGTGCCCAACTTCGTGCGAATGATGAACATCAAGGCGCAAAAGATCGGCGCCTTGCACACGAGATTCTCGAATCCGCACGGCCTCACCGAGCCGAATCACTACTCCACCGCGCTCGACCTCGCGCTCATGACACGCTACGGCTTGCAGTATCCCCTGTTCGCCGACATCGTGAGCACGCGCGAGGCCGACATCGAGCTTACGCAGGGCGAACAGGTGGAGCGACGGCGGCTCGCGAACACGAACGCGCTCTTGTGGTCCTTCGAGGGCGCTGACGGGGTGAAAACGGGCACTACGGCGGCCGCAGGTTATTGCCTGGTTGCCTCAGCCACGAGGAGCGGTGTGCAATTCATCTCGGTGGTCTTGGACTCGGCGGCGAGATGGAGCGACTCGGCGAAGCTGTTGGACTACGGATTCAACCAGCATGCGCTCGTGACGTTTGCCTCCCGCGGGCAGGAGGTCACGCGGACCCGGGTCGAATCCGGCATGAGCGGTGAGGTAGCTCTCGCTGCCGCGGATGACCTTCGCATAGTGGTCCGCAAGGATTTGGCTCATCTGGTGGAGGAGAGAATACTCATCGACGGGGTCCCTCGGGCTCCCGTTCGGCGCGGGGAGACTCTCGGGAGGCTTGTGGTTCTGTTCGACAAGGACGAGATGGCGTCGGTGGACCTCGTGGCAGCCTCCGATGTCCCAAGAAGGTCTCTCCCGCGTGTATTCCTCGAGAACCTAAAGGACATCGCCCGCAGGGCGGGGGTGGCCATGCGTCGAAGCAACGGTGAAAGGCCGCAACGGTGA
- a CDS encoding V-type ATP synthase subunit K — protein MGVTVGMILGFLGIALAVALPGVGSAMGVGLVGSAGSGVVTEDPDKFGQILLLQVIPGTQGIYGLLTGFVLMMKLGVFSGNVLRLTTYEGFLVIMAVLPVSIVGWLSAIHQGKVAAAGVGVVAKRPEELGKPVTFAAMVETYAVLSFLASLLLIMFGLPLKGVA, from the coding sequence ATGGGTGTCACGGTCGGTATGATCCTGGGGTTTCTCGGCATAGCCTTGGCGGTGGCTCTGCCAGGCGTGGGGTCGGCGATGGGGGTCGGGCTCGTGGGCTCCGCAGGTTCGGGGGTAGTGACGGAGGACCCCGATAAGTTCGGACAGATACTGCTCCTGCAGGTCATTCCCGGCACGCAGGGTATATACGGACTTCTCACCGGATTCGTTCTCATGATGAAGCTCGGTGTGTTCAGCGGGAACGTGCTGCGGCTCACCACGTATGAAGGATTTCTGGTGATCATGGCCGTCCTTCCGGTGTCTATAGTGGGCTGGCTTTCCGCCATTCACCAGGGGAAGGTCGCGGCGGCTGGCGTCGGAGTTGTGGCGAAGAGACCTGAGGAACTCGGCAAGCCTGTTACGTTCGCAGCTATGGTGGAGACGTACGCGGTGCTATCGTTCCTCGCCTCGCTGCTTCTCATCATGTTCGGCCTGCCCCTCAAAGGAGTGGCGTGA
- a CDS encoding V-type ATP synthase subunit I — protein sequence MAVARMKKVVLVAPVSDAPGIAETLQELGIVEIVREDSPAGDADSNGGPANLAAQARRDGAPRPGDDQSFEELDQRLAEIKYCVEFFDRFEKVKKNLIQQFAGGKVPLPGSSFREYGRLYDEGRRVYEQCRRLDDELAKLHNDETRAQSTLNQLKPWAWLDVPLEKTAERKRPYGIVLCEVPVRVFDEVAKRLEESCYAVHIERGPQDKHAVRAAVLCLAGDRQRVVEILTEAGVSPVQLPALPGTAAQEIQACDKELSRIANQRERVLGEVKALLSERIKILSLYDTLSLERERRVLERSCPATRTAFAVEGWIRAADLPALEKTLSSRFGLVHIESRDPVEGEVPPVVLENPGPVTPFEAVTEIYSMPQQGSIDPTFALAPFFFIFFGIALGDVGYGLLLTALSLLLLKKVKMAGLAKKLFRLLAICGVSSAIVGVLTGSWLGNLVPIPPVWFNPMDNPMLMLGVSFALGIIHIYVGLGIKFYSNVRQGKVLDAVFDQGFWYVFLTGLLLLLGGSGLKSTGLTAGGQWTAIAGAVGLILTQGRAQKNPIRRLASGVLSLYGVTGYLSDVLSYSRLLALGLASSVIAVVIDDMALRMLGIPFVGWIPMILLLAIGHGFNLAINVVGSYVHSSRLQYVEFFSKFFEGGGRRFLPFRKRTRYIEVMEEGEA from the coding sequence GTGGCAGTCGCTAGGATGAAGAAAGTCGTCCTGGTCGCGCCTGTGTCGGACGCGCCGGGCATCGCGGAGACCCTCCAAGAGCTTGGCATCGTCGAGATCGTGAGGGAGGATTCCCCGGCCGGCGACGCCGATTCCAACGGGGGTCCAGCTAACCTTGCTGCTCAGGCGCGCAGGGATGGTGCGCCCCGGCCCGGCGACGATCAGAGCTTCGAAGAGCTCGATCAGCGCCTCGCGGAGATCAAATACTGTGTGGAGTTCTTCGATAGGTTCGAGAAGGTCAAGAAGAACCTCATCCAGCAGTTCGCCGGCGGGAAGGTGCCGCTGCCCGGGTCATCATTCAGGGAATACGGCAGGCTCTACGACGAGGGACGCCGGGTCTACGAGCAGTGTCGCAGGTTGGACGACGAGCTTGCGAAGCTTCACAACGACGAGACGCGCGCCCAGTCGACTTTGAACCAGCTCAAACCTTGGGCATGGCTTGACGTTCCGCTCGAAAAGACCGCGGAGAGGAAACGACCATACGGCATCGTTCTGTGCGAGGTGCCCGTGAGGGTCTTCGATGAGGTTGCAAAACGCCTCGAAGAGTCGTGCTACGCGGTGCATATCGAACGCGGGCCCCAGGACAAGCACGCTGTGAGGGCCGCCGTGTTGTGCCTCGCCGGCGACAGGCAGCGCGTCGTTGAGATTCTGACGGAGGCGGGCGTATCTCCCGTGCAGCTGCCAGCGCTTCCGGGAACTGCCGCCCAGGAGATCCAGGCGTGCGACAAGGAGCTTTCACGAATAGCGAACCAAAGGGAGCGGGTCCTGGGCGAGGTCAAGGCCCTCCTTTCCGAGCGTATCAAGATATTGTCGCTCTACGACACCCTGTCTCTCGAGCGTGAAAGGCGGGTGCTCGAACGAAGCTGCCCCGCTACCCGGACGGCGTTCGCGGTGGAGGGGTGGATACGCGCGGCAGATCTCCCCGCCCTTGAGAAGACTTTGTCATCCAGGTTCGGGCTCGTTCACATAGAGTCGCGCGACCCTGTGGAAGGCGAGGTCCCGCCGGTGGTGCTGGAGAATCCCGGCCCTGTGACTCCGTTCGAGGCTGTGACCGAGATCTATAGCATGCCGCAGCAGGGGTCGATCGATCCCACGTTTGCGCTGGCGCCGTTCTTCTTCATATTCTTCGGCATCGCGCTGGGCGACGTGGGCTACGGGCTCTTGCTCACAGCCTTGTCGCTCCTGCTCCTCAAGAAGGTGAAGATGGCCGGTCTCGCCAAGAAGCTTTTCAGGCTCCTCGCCATTTGCGGGGTGTCTTCGGCGATAGTGGGAGTCCTCACCGGGAGCTGGCTGGGCAATCTCGTCCCGATCCCGCCGGTTTGGTTCAATCCCATGGACAACCCGATGCTCATGTTGGGGGTGTCGTTCGCCCTGGGCATCATCCACATTTACGTCGGTCTCGGCATCAAGTTCTACTCTAACGTTAGGCAGGGCAAGGTTCTCGACGCGGTTTTCGACCAGGGATTCTGGTACGTGTTTCTCACGGGCCTTCTCCTCCTTCTCGGAGGCTCGGGCCTGAAGAGCACCGGCCTTACGGCGGGCGGTCAGTGGACGGCCATTGCCGGGGCCGTCGGGCTCATACTTACCCAAGGACGCGCCCAGAAGAATCCCATCAGGCGTCTTGCGTCCGGTGTGCTCAGCCTATACGGAGTAACGGGCTACCTGAGCGACGTGCTTTCTTACTCTAGGCTTCTTGCGCTTGGCCTCGCATCGTCAGTGATAGCTGTTGTCATCGACGACATGGCCCTGCGCATGCTTGGTATACCGTTTGTCGGTTGGATCCCAATGATACTCCTGCTTGCCATAGGGCATGGGTTCAACCTCGCGATAAACGTTGTCGGCTCGTACGTGCACTCAAGCAGGTTGCAATATGTGGAGTTCTTCAGCAAGTTCTTCGAAGGAGGCGGGAGGAGGTTCCTGCCCTTTAGAAAGAGGACGAGGTACATCGAAGTCATGGAGGAAGGGGAGGCTTAA
- a CDS encoding V-type ATP synthase subunit F (produces ATP from ADP in the presence of a proton gradient across the membrane; the F subunit is part of the catalytic core of the ATP synthase complex) produces MMSMYKFAAVGEEASVFGFRALGVDVFVVKDEDDAASVLEKARKGGYAVIFVTEQVAKAVPDVIEGFQDAPLPAVLIIPGVGGSLGLASQRMKRIVEKAVGADILFQERG; encoded by the coding sequence GTGATGTCCATGTATAAGTTCGCAGCCGTCGGCGAGGAAGCGTCGGTTTTTGGATTCCGCGCCCTCGGGGTGGATGTCTTCGTCGTGAAAGACGAGGACGATGCCGCCTCCGTTCTGGAAAAAGCACGCAAGGGCGGGTACGCCGTGATATTCGTGACTGAGCAGGTGGCGAAGGCCGTGCCCGACGTCATCGAGGGGTTCCAGGACGCGCCGCTACCGGCGGTGCTCATCATCCCAGGCGTAGGCGGCTCTCTCGGGCTTGCCTCACAAAGAATGAAGAGGATCGTCGAGAAGGCGGTCGGAGCTGACATCCTGTTTCAAGAGAGAGGGTAG
- a CDS encoding V-type ATP synthase subunit A, which yields MDVGRIIKVSGPLVVAEGMSDARMYDVVRVSEKKLIGEIIEMRGDKASIQVYEETAGLGPGEPVYSTGEALSVELGPGLIESIYDGIQRPLDKIRAAVGDRIERGVELPGLDRERKWAFEPRVKPGDHVIAGDVLGVVQETPVVEHRIMVPHGIEGTVEDIRAGEFTVLDVVARISTASGIKDVTMLTRWPVRRGRPYREKLAPYEPLVTGQRIIDTFFPVAKGGTACVPGPFGSGKTVVQHQLARWADADIIVYIGCGERGNEMTEVLLDFPELTDPRTGEPLMKRTVLVANTSDMPVAAREASVYTGITIAEYFRDMGYNVALMADSTSRWAEALREISGRLEEMPGEEGYPAYLSSRAAEFYERAGRVKCLGSGDREGTLTVVGAVSPPGGDLSEPVTQATLRIVKVFWGLDDALAARRHFPAINWLSSYSLYLERLEEHITETVASDFGVLRAEAMKILQEEAELEEIVRLVGVDALSVRDRLTLETAKSLREDFLHQNAYHEVDTYTSLKKQRLMLKAILDFHHAALAAVERGASLDVVLELSVRDAIARMKYVPEGELARLDKISEEITKAFAGLAQAGGEEVA from the coding sequence ATGGACGTGGGAAGGATCATCAAAGTCTCAGGGCCGCTCGTTGTAGCCGAGGGCATGAGCGATGCCAGGATGTACGATGTGGTGCGCGTGAGCGAAAAAAAGCTCATCGGCGAGATCATCGAGATGCGCGGCGACAAGGCGTCAATCCAGGTTTATGAAGAGACAGCCGGGCTCGGACCGGGGGAGCCGGTGTATTCGACTGGTGAGGCCCTCTCCGTGGAACTCGGACCGGGGCTCATCGAGTCCATCTACGATGGCATCCAGAGGCCTCTCGACAAGATCCGGGCCGCGGTCGGCGACCGGATCGAGCGCGGTGTGGAGCTCCCCGGCCTCGACCGTGAACGCAAGTGGGCTTTCGAGCCGCGGGTCAAGCCCGGCGACCACGTTATCGCCGGGGACGTGCTGGGCGTCGTTCAGGAGACTCCCGTGGTGGAACACAGGATCATGGTGCCCCACGGCATCGAGGGGACCGTTGAGGACATCCGCGCAGGGGAGTTCACCGTGCTTGACGTCGTGGCGAGGATAAGCACGGCCTCGGGCATCAAAGACGTCACGATGCTCACGAGATGGCCTGTGCGACGCGGCCGCCCATATAGGGAAAAGCTTGCGCCGTACGAGCCGCTTGTGACCGGGCAGCGTATCATCGATACGTTCTTCCCGGTGGCGAAGGGCGGGACCGCGTGCGTGCCTGGGCCCTTCGGGAGCGGCAAGACGGTGGTCCAGCACCAGCTCGCGAGGTGGGCCGATGCCGACATCATCGTATACATCGGATGCGGCGAGCGCGGGAACGAGATGACCGAGGTGCTCTTGGACTTCCCTGAGCTCACAGATCCGCGAACAGGGGAGCCGCTCATGAAGCGCACCGTGCTCGTGGCGAACACATCTGACATGCCGGTGGCTGCCCGTGAGGCCTCGGTGTATACGGGAATCACCATTGCCGAGTACTTCCGCGACATGGGGTACAACGTGGCACTCATGGCCGACTCCACATCGCGTTGGGCCGAGGCTTTGCGCGAGATATCCGGCAGGCTCGAGGAAATGCCGGGAGAGGAAGGCTATCCAGCCTACCTCAGCTCGAGAGCCGCGGAATTCTACGAAAGGGCGGGCCGCGTGAAGTGCCTTGGAAGCGGGGATCGGGAGGGCACGCTCACGGTCGTGGGCGCTGTATCGCCCCCGGGCGGGGACCTTTCGGAGCCGGTTACCCAGGCCACCCTGCGGATAGTGAAAGTCTTCTGGGGCTTGGACGATGCCCTGGCGGCTCGCCGCCATTTCCCAGCCATCAACTGGTTGAGCAGCTATTCACTGTACCTTGAGAGGCTGGAGGAGCACATAACTGAGACCGTGGCGTCGGATTTCGGAGTGCTGCGTGCCGAAGCCATGAAGATTCTGCAGGAAGAGGCGGAGCTCGAGGAGATAGTCCGGCTCGTGGGAGTGGACGCGCTCTCCGTGCGGGACAGGTTGACCCTTGAGACGGCGAAAAGCCTTCGCGAGGACTTCCTGCACCAGAACGCGTACCATGAGGTAGACACGTACACGTCCCTCAAGAAACAACGCCTTATGCTCAAGGCCATCCTCGACTTCCATCACGCTGCGCTCGCCGCCGTGGAGCGGGGTGCAAGCCTGGACGTCGTCCTCGAGTTGTCGGTAAGGGACGCGATCGCGAGGATGAAGTACGTGCCGGAGGGCGAGTTGGCGAGGCTGGACAAGATCAGTGAGGAGATAACGAAGGCGTTCGCCGGCTTGGCCCAAGCTGGGGGTGAAGAGGTTGCTTAA